One stretch of Azoarcus sp. KH32C DNA includes these proteins:
- a CDS encoding ester cyclase encodes MSDANRELIHEWFERVWNHGDESVIDRLMSPTATVHGLGAAHGEPVSGPEGFKTFFRAFRVAFPDINIRIMRTICEGDMVACHCAVTGTHAGPGLGVAPSNAPIEIHGVSIARIQNGQIQEGWNCYDFMSLYQQVGMLPELASNAGGAGSRLSAASRRV; translated from the coding sequence ATGAGCGATGCCAACCGGGAGCTGATTCATGAGTGGTTCGAGCGGGTGTGGAATCACGGCGATGAGAGCGTGATCGACCGGCTGATGTCGCCGACGGCGACGGTCCACGGTCTGGGGGCTGCGCACGGGGAGCCGGTGAGCGGCCCCGAAGGGTTCAAGACCTTCTTCCGCGCCTTCCGGGTGGCTTTTCCCGACATCAATATCCGCATCATGCGCACGATCTGCGAGGGCGACATGGTGGCTTGCCACTGTGCCGTCACGGGGACACATGCCGGACCCGGGCTCGGCGTCGCCCCGTCCAATGCGCCGATCGAGATCCACGGCGTTTCGATCGCGCGAATCCAGAACGGGCAGATCCAGGAGGGTTGGAACTGCTACGACTTCATGTCGCTGTACCAGCAGGTCGGCATGCTGCCCGAACTGGCTTCGAACGCAGGGGGAGCAGGAAGCCGCCTTTCGGCGGCCTCGCGCCGGGTTTAG
- the map gene encoding type I methionyl aminopeptidase — protein MVKKRQIPIRSQAEIEMSRRAGALAADVLRMIGEHVRPGVTTDELDRICHDYIVNVQNAIPANIGYHGYPKTICASANHVVCHGIPSPKRLNNGDILNIDVAVIKDGWYGDTSRMYFVGKPGVLAKRLVRTTYEAMRAGVLAVRPGATLGDIGHAIQTVAHREGFTVVREYCGHGIGDIYHDEPQVLHYGRPGTGLTLEPGMVFTIEPMINAGRAETRQLADGWTVVTKDHSLSAQWEHMVAVTADGFEILTPWPEGYGEYPAIEAASRQPAHAE, from the coding sequence ATGGTAAAGAAGCGACAGATCCCGATCCGCTCTCAGGCCGAGATCGAGATGTCCCGGCGCGCCGGCGCGCTCGCGGCCGATGTATTGCGCATGATCGGCGAACACGTTCGGCCCGGCGTCACCACCGACGAGCTCGACCGCATCTGCCACGACTACATCGTCAACGTACAGAACGCGATCCCGGCGAATATCGGCTATCACGGCTACCCGAAAACGATCTGCGCCTCGGCGAACCACGTCGTCTGCCACGGCATCCCGTCCCCGAAGCGCCTGAACAACGGAGACATCCTCAATATCGACGTCGCCGTCATCAAGGACGGCTGGTACGGCGACACCAGCCGCATGTACTTCGTCGGCAAACCCGGCGTCCTCGCCAAGCGCCTCGTCCGGACGACCTACGAAGCGATGCGCGCCGGCGTCCTCGCCGTCCGCCCCGGCGCGACGCTCGGCGATATCGGCCACGCCATTCAGACCGTCGCCCACCGCGAAGGCTTCACCGTCGTCCGCGAGTATTGCGGTCATGGCATCGGCGACATCTACCACGACGAACCGCAAGTCCTCCACTACGGCCGCCCCGGCACGGGACTCACGCTCGAACCCGGCATGGTCTTCACGATCGAGCCCATGATCAACGCAGGGCGCGCTGAGACCAGGCAATTGGCCGACGGCTGGACGGTCGTCACCAAGGACCATTCGCTGTCTGCGCAGTGGGAACACATGGTCGCGGTAACGGCAGACGGGTTCGAGATCCTTACGCCTTGGCCGGAGGGGTATGGGGAGTATCCGGCGATCGAAGCCGCTAGCCGCCAGCCTGCGCACGCTGAGTGA
- a CDS encoding 4Fe-4S binding protein, with the protein MFHGISVGLNRAAQRLAISALILLSSHLTLAGDLKKEDIERRFGRPYQVQEKLTEIPAWPLTSALEQEAGPVGYVFESIDLAPLPGFEGTPMNFLVSIDRKGNFIDVELLRQREPVFTFRDLGGLGDTPLREFIAQYIGRNIHQPFLIAMDAARNRTGHASNNGIATLDGISKATTSIRIVNQAVLSAASEVARAKLGFADRKKHGPSAQVRPDVYDPVGFAEMLRKGMVGRVRVTHAEVEKLFAGTEGANVDETALAHPDEVFVDLYVAYLNAPTIGRAILGDAQYAAVMERNFDKRHLWWIASAGRYSILDDNFIPGAPSPRLAMSQNGMFYDLRDEDFEPHDIAGPPELNASRLFGVNAAASLDPASPVELMLTVSRAKGTVLPTVITRQLALSYVPPANLFAYPPEPLPEWLLAWKNRWVDLTVLAASLIVLSIVLARPRWISLDKRRLRLFRLGFLAYTLLYIGWYAQGQLSIVQITGAIKTLKAGLGLASYLYDPISLLLIAFTVISFVFWGRGTFCGWLCPFGALQEFVGRLARRLGVPRLRIPPSVARRLEFGRYLILAGLLGAAFWLPTEGETLNEVEPFKTVITLGFDRTWPFIAYAAVLLVAGTFYYKFFCRFLCPLGGAMSLGGLLRRFDWLNRRAECGKPCQRCKAVCDYDAIEPSGEIRYEACFQCLDCVGIYHDDKRCVPIMLYQKKGKRLRPELALTQRAQAGG; encoded by the coding sequence ATGTTTCATGGCATCTCGGTCGGCTTGAACCGGGCGGCGCAGCGTTTGGCGATATCGGCACTGATCTTGTTATCAAGTCATTTAACGCTGGCGGGCGATCTGAAAAAGGAAGACATCGAACGCCGTTTCGGTCGCCCGTACCAGGTCCAGGAGAAACTGACCGAAATACCCGCCTGGCCCTTAACCAGCGCGCTGGAACAGGAGGCCGGGCCAGTCGGCTACGTCTTCGAGTCGATCGACCTGGCGCCTCTCCCCGGCTTCGAAGGGACGCCGATGAATTTCCTGGTTTCGATCGATCGCAAGGGAAACTTCATCGACGTTGAACTGCTGCGCCAACGCGAACCGGTCTTTACCTTTCGCGATCTGGGTGGCCTGGGCGATACGCCGCTGCGCGAATTCATCGCCCAATATATCGGCCGCAATATCCATCAACCATTCTTGATTGCCATGGATGCAGCCCGTAACCGCACCGGCCATGCCAGCAACAATGGCATCGCGACGCTTGATGGCATCTCCAAGGCGACCACCTCGATCCGCATCGTCAACCAGGCGGTGCTGAGTGCGGCCAGCGAGGTGGCGCGTGCCAAGCTCGGTTTTGCCGACCGCAAGAAACACGGTCCGTCGGCGCAGGTGCGGCCCGATGTTTATGACCCGGTGGGTTTTGCCGAAATGCTGCGGAAGGGCATGGTCGGCCGCGTTCGGGTGACCCATGCCGAAGTCGAGAAACTCTTCGCCGGCACGGAAGGGGCCAATGTCGATGAGACGGCCCTCGCGCATCCGGATGAAGTCTTCGTCGATCTCTACGTCGCCTACCTGAATGCGCCGACGATCGGGCGGGCCATTCTCGGCGATGCGCAGTACGCGGCCGTGATGGAACGCAACTTCGACAAGCGACACCTGTGGTGGATTGCATCGGCGGGGCGCTATTCGATCCTCGACGACAACTTCATTCCGGGAGCCCCGTCGCCTCGACTGGCGATGAGCCAGAACGGAATGTTTTATGACTTGCGCGACGAGGACTTCGAACCCCACGACATTGCCGGTCCGCCTGAACTCAATGCTTCGCGCCTGTTCGGCGTCAATGCCGCCGCCAGCCTAGACCCGGCCAGCCCGGTCGAGCTGATGCTGACGGTCAGCCGCGCCAAAGGGACTGTCCTGCCCACCGTGATCACCAGGCAACTCGCCCTCTCTTACGTCCCCCCGGCCAACCTGTTCGCCTACCCACCCGAACCGCTACCGGAGTGGCTGCTGGCCTGGAAAAATCGCTGGGTCGACCTGACGGTCTTGGCCGCGTCCCTGATCGTGCTCAGCATCGTCCTCGCCAGACCGCGCTGGATTTCGCTCGATAAACGCCGGCTACGCCTCTTTCGCCTCGGCTTCCTGGCCTACACGCTGCTCTATATCGGCTGGTACGCGCAGGGGCAACTGTCCATCGTTCAGATCACTGGCGCGATCAAGACGCTAAAGGCGGGGTTGGGCCTGGCAAGCTACCTATACGACCCGATTTCCTTGCTGTTGATCGCGTTCACGGTGATCAGCTTCGTCTTCTGGGGCCGCGGGACTTTCTGCGGTTGGCTATGCCCGTTCGGCGCCCTGCAGGAGTTCGTCGGCCGGCTCGCGCGTCGGTTGGGCGTGCCGCGCCTGCGGATTCCGCCGAGCGTTGCGAGGCGCCTGGAATTTGGACGTTACCTGATCCTGGCCGGCCTGCTCGGCGCCGCCTTTTGGCTACCGACCGAAGGAGAAACGCTGAATGAGGTGGAGCCGTTCAAGACAGTCATTACGCTCGGCTTCGACCGCACCTGGCCGTTCATCGCCTATGCCGCCGTCTTGCTCGTCGCCGGGACCTTCTATTACAAGTTCTTCTGCCGCTTTCTTTGTCCGCTCGGCGGCGCCATGTCACTCGGCGGACTGCTGCGCCGCTTCGACTGGCTGAATCGCCGGGCCGAATGCGGCAAGCCCTGCCAACGCTGCAAGGCAGTGTGCGACTACGACGCTATCGAGCCCAGCGGTGAAATCCGTTACGAGGCCTGCTTCCAATGCCTCGATTGCGTTGGCATTTACCATGACGACAAACGCTGTGTACCCATCATGCTGTACCAGAAGAAAGGGAAACGTTTGCGGCCCGAGTTGGCGCTCACTCAGCGTGCGCAGGCTGGCGGCTAG
- a CDS encoding ParD-like family protein, whose protein sequence is MGIVKISEQMHEALRRTSGALSRSINSQAEHWLRVGMLAELNPTLSYTEICQLLIQEEEAQGASGAPSRLANFSKVA, encoded by the coding sequence GTGGGAATCGTCAAGATCTCCGAGCAGATGCATGAGGCGCTGCGTCGGACCAGCGGCGCGCTGAGCCGCTCCATCAACAGCCAGGCCGAACATTGGCTGCGCGTCGGCATGCTCGCGGAGCTCAATCCGACGCTGAGCTACACCGAAATCTGCCAGCTGCTAATCCAGGAAGAAGAGGCGCAAGGCGCATCCGGAGCCCCTTCCCGACTAGCGAACTTCAGCAAGGTGGCATGA